CAGGGCCCACATCAGCTTGGTGACGGCTGCCTCGGTCGTCATGTCGCCCGCGGCGACGACCGCCTGGCGGCTGAGCTGCGCGCCGACCTCGTAGCGCTCCAGGTCGGTGGAGTCGTACAGGCACTGGCTGGTGACGACCACTACGATGCCCGCGCGGTGCAGCGCCTCCAGGCGGGGCAGCAGGTTTCGGCGCAGGTAGTGAAACCCGCCGACGCCGAACGCCTCGATCACCACGCCGCGATAGCGCAGCGCGACCAGCGCGTCCAGCAGCGCCGGGTTGGTGCCGGGGATGAGCTTGATGAGGCAGACCTCGGGGCACACGCGCTCGCAGAGCCGGAAGGGCTGGTCGCGGACCGGGAGGGGGAACTGCATGCGCACGCCGCGCGCGTCCACCTCGCCCGCGTAGGGCGCGTTGACGGATTGGAAGGCGTCGAAGCCCATCGAGCGCACCTTGAAGGCGCGGGTGCCGGCGATGATCTTGTTGTTGAACACCAGGTACACGCCGGGATAGCCCGCGCAGGCGGCGGCGAAGGCGTTGGCCAGGTTCACGCGCCCGTCGGACATCAGGTGCGTGATGGGCAGCTGCGAGCCGGTCAGCACCACGGGCTTCTTCAGCCCCTGCAGCATGAAGGAGAGGATCGCCGCGGTGTAGGCCATGGTGTCGGTGCCGTGGGTGACGACCACGCCGTCGTAGTCCGCGAGCGTGTCCGCGCAGGCCCTGGCGATGACGCGCCATTCCTCGGGCTGGATGTTGCTGCTGTCCAAGTAGAGGATGTCCTCCGCCTCGGCATGGCACATGGAGGAGAGGCCCGGCAGGTAGGAGAGCACGCCCTTGGCGGTGAGGGACGGCGTAAGGCCGTGCTCGCCTTCGCCGGAGGCGATGGTGCCGCCGGTGGCGAGAAGCTTGATTCTTTTCATAGGTGACCTCCGATGGGTGGATGTTCCTATTATATCCGATTTCGCCGCCGGGGGAAAGCTCTTTTCGGCCGGTCTTAGCTTCCGGACGCGGCAATCGCATTTTGCCTCCAAACATGGTATAATGAAGGTGGATTTCGACATTTTTTGCAAAGAGGGGCTGCACATGCGCATCGCCGTCATCGACGGGCAGGGGGGCGGCATCGGCCGCGCGCTCTGCCAGGAACTTTCCCAGAAGCTCACGCCCCCGCACGAGCTCATCGCCTTGGGCACCAACGCGCTGGCGACCGCCAGCATGCTGCGCGCCGGGGCCCATCGCGGCGCGACCGGCGAAAACGCCGTCGTGCGCGGCGCGCGCTCGGCGGACGTGATCGTCGGGCCCATCGCCATCGCGCTCTCCTGCTCCATGCTGGGCGAGCTCACCGAGAAGATGGCCGCCGCCGTCGGCGAGTCCGACGCCTACCGCGTGCTCATCCCGACGGAGCGGTGCAACACCCACGTCGTGGGCGCGGGGGACAGGCCGCTCACGGCTCTTTTGCAGGAGGCGGTGAGCGCCGTGCTCGCTTACGTGGAGAATGCGGCCGAGATTTAGAAGAAAATCACAAACTTCGTCCTTTTAAGCGAAGATATTGCCGGAATTGTTTAATTTCTATCAAAATTCGCGCGCGTATACAGGAATTGGAGAAATCCGCCTCGAATATTTTTCGCGTTATGCGCGTCTTTATCTTAGAACGCTTTTCATGGAGGATGGCTATGAAGGACATCACGATCTGCATCGGCTCGTCTTGCCACCTGCGCGGCTCGCGCGACGTGGTGACGATCCTGGAAAAGCTCGTCGCGGCATCCCGCCTGGAAGAGGAGATCAACCTGCGCGGCTCCTTCTGCATGGGCGAGTGCGAGCACGGCGTCTGCGTCGAATTTGAGGGCAAGCGCTACGCGCTGGGCCCGGGCAACACGGAGGCCTTCTTCAGGGAGACCGTTCTGCCCGCGGTAGGAGGGAAAGCATGAGCATCATCAGCCTCAAGAAGGCCAACTGCAAGCACTGCTACAAGTGCGTCAAGAACTGCCCGGTCAAGTCCATCCAGGTCGTGGGCGGGCAGGCGAAGATCATCGAGAAGACCTGCGTGCTGTGCGGCACCTGCCTGCTGGTCTGCCCCCAGCACGCCAAGACGCTGGAATCCGACCTTTCGCTGGTGCAGCAGTGGGTGCGGGAGGGCAGGCAGGTCGTGGCCTCGCTCGCCCCCGCGTTCACGGGCTCGTTCGAGGGCACGGGCAAGCAGATGGTGAGCGCGCTGCTCGCGCTCGGCTTCGACCGGGTGAGCGAGACGGCGCTGGGCGCGGCCTACGTGACGACGGAGTTCGTGCGCCTGGTGCGCGAGGAAAAGATGGAGCACATCATCACCTCCTGCTGCCCGGTGGTGAACGACTTCATCGAAAAGCACCATCCGGACATGCTGCCCTACCTCGCGCCGGTCGTGAGCCCGATGGTCGCCCACGGCACGCTGCTGCACAGCCAGCTCGGCGAGGACGTGAAGGTCGTCTTCATCGGGCCCTGCATCGCCAAGAAGCAGGAGGCGCGCGACATCCGCCACGACAGCGCCATCGACGCGGTGCTGACGTTCGACGACCTGGCCGCGTGGCTCTCCCAGGCGGGCGTGCGCCCGCAGGACATGGAGGAGACGCCCTTCTTCAACGCGAACCCCTCCATCGCGCGCATGTACCCGGTGCCCGGCGGCGTCAACGAGACGGTGCGCCGCCTGATGGGCGAGGAGGGCACTTCCTATTATAACTTCCTGGACGTGACGGGGCTTACGAACTGCGGCGAGCTGTTCGAGGCCATCCGCCACGGCGACATGCAGCATTGCTTCATGGAGCTCAACGCGTGCGTCGGCGGGTGCACCGGCGGCCCGGCGCGCTCCGAGCACGCGCACAGCCGCTTTGAAAGCAGGCTGCGCGTGTCCGACCGCACGAAGCGCTCCAGCCGCGAATATCCGCCCACGCCGGAGAGCCTGCGCATGCGCAAGGTCTTCACCGACCGCAGCGAGAAGGAGGACGTCCCCGGGGAGGAGGTCATCCGCGCCATCCTGCGCCAGACCGGCAAGGAGACGCCGGAGCAGGAGCTCAACTGCGGCATGTGCGGCTACAACTCCTGCCGGGAAAAGGCGATCGCCGTCTACCAGGGCAAGGCGGAGCTCAACATGTGCATCCCCTACATGCGCGAGCGCGCGGAGTCGCTCTCCGAGGTCGTGCTGACCGCCACGCCGAACGTCACGATCATCGTGGACAGGGACCTCAACATCTGCGAGTTCAACCGCGCGGCCGAGCAGAAGTTCGGCATCCCGCGCGCCGAGGCGCTCAAAAAGTGCCTGTTCGAGCTCATGGACGCGAGCGACTTCCAGTTCGTGCTGGAGACGCGCGAATCCATCGAGGACAAGCGCGTGACCCTTCAGGAGCAGGGGCTCGCCGCGCTGGAGACGGTCGTGTACATCCCGGAGGGCGACATGGCCATGGGCATCCTGCGCGACATCTCCGCGGAGGTCGCCCGCGAGGAGAGCCAGTACAAGCTGCGCGTGGAGACGATCGAGCAGACGCAGAAGGTCATCGACAAGCAGATGGTCGTCGCCCAGCAGATCGCCTCGCTCCTGGGCGAGACGACGGCGGAGACGAAGGTGACGCTCACCAAGCTCAAGAACATGATCGTCTACGATGGAGAGAAGCCATGAAATACACGATCGATGTAGCGTACAAGAGCCTGTTCAAGTACGGCGAGGAGCTGTGCGGCGACAAGGTCGCCGTCGCGCGCACCGAAAACAGCACGATCTGCGTGCTGGCGGACGGCCTGGGCAGCGGCGTCAAGGCCAACATCCTCTCGACGCTCTCCAGCCAGATCATCGTCACCATGCTGAAGGAAGGCGCGACGATGGAGGAGGCGGTGGAGACCATCGCGGGCACGCTGCCGGTGTGCTCGGTGCGCAAGGTCGCCTACTCCACCTTCTCCGTCCTTCAGATCACGGACGAGGGCGAGGCGTACCTGGTCGAGTTCGACAACCCGTTCTGCATCTACGTGCGGGACGGGAAGCTCGTGCAGCTGCCCTGCGTCTACCGCGAGTACGCGGGCAAGGGCATGTACGAGAGCCGCTTTAACGTGCTCCCCGGCGACAGCCTGACGATCGTGTCCGACGGCGTGATTTACGCGGGCGTGGGCGCGACGCTCAACTTCGGCTGGACCTGGGATTCCGTGGCCGAATGGCTGACGCGCACGGTCACGCGGGACATGTCCGCCCTGCGCCTTTCGACCCTGCTTTCCCAGGCGGTGAGCGACCTGTACATGGGCAAGTGCGGCGACGACTCCACGGTGATGGCCGTGAAGGTGCTGCCGCGAAAGTCCGTGAACCTGCTCGCCAGCCCGCCCAAGGACAAGGACAAGGACGAGCAGATGGTGCGCGACTTCATGAAGGCCATGGGCAAAAAGGTGGTCTGCGGCGGCTCCAGCGCGAACATGGTGGGCCGCGTGCTCAGCCGCAGGGTTTCGACCGCCCTGACCTATTCCGACCCGGACATCCCGCCCATCGGCCGGATCGAGGGCATCGACCTGGTGACGGAGGGCGTGCTCACCATGGCGCGCACGCTGGAGCTGCTGCGCGCGGCGCAGGCGGCGCAGACGGACACCGACCCCTTCAAGCGCCTGGACGAGGACAACGGCGCGGCCCGGCTCGCGCGGCTGCTGCTCGAGGACTGCACGCACCTTCGCCTCTTCGTGGGCACGGCGGTCAACCCCGCGCACCAGAACCCGAACCTGCCCGCGGATCTGACGATCAAGTTCAGGCTTATAGATGAAATACAGACTGAGCTGGAACGGCTAGGCAAGACGGTGGAGAAGGCTTATTATTAGGGGGAGGGCGCTGCGCGCCTGAACGTTACTGAGTGCGGATGCGCGGCGGACTCCGGCGGGGTTACGCGCTCCGCTGAGGCCAGGGCGGGCCAGGGGGGATTCCGATTTCCCCCCTAAGGCCCCCCTGGCCCGCCCTGGCCTCAGCGGAGCGCGTAACGCGGCCACTCTCGGGGGCCTCACGGCCCCCTGGCGTGGTGCCTTCCCCCAGGTGGGATTGCGGCCTGCGGGCCGCAGCATGGACGACCTCTGCGGCCCGCAGGCCGCAATCCCAAATAGGACGCAAGCGTTGCTTCCAGCCGAGCCAGCGGGCGATGAAGGCGCGCGCTCGCGGAGGGATGCCTTCCGCGGAGCGGATTTCTAAGGCATCCCGGAGCAATATAGCGCGCCCGCCCGATGGCTCGGCTGAAGAGCGTTTAGGGGGTTATAGGAGAGTCCAGAGAGGGCATAAGGGGGGAATCGCAACCCCCCTTGCCCTTTCTGGCCCCAGCGGAGCGCGCATCCCCGCCGGAGGCAGCAGCGGATGCGCACAAGGTTACGCGGGCGCGCAGTGCGCGCCCCTGCACAAGAAAAACAGCATAGGGGCGCGAGGGGGCTCAGTCAGCTTCGCTGAAAAGGGAGAGCCTTTTAAGACGACGGGTGCGCGCGCACCTGCAAAGCCCGATAAGCAACCGGGCGCAAAAAAAGGGAAGCCAAGGGCCGACTAGGCGGAGCAATTTGGCGGAGCCAATAAGCCCGCCGTACCCCGGCACTGAAAGGGCCGGGGCGCAAAAAAGGGAGGAACTTATGCCAGTTTGCAGCAATACCGAACACTTTAAATTCGAGGTGCTCAAGCGCATCACGCAGCTGTGCTACGAGGATAACCTGAACCTGGATACCATGGACGAGATCCCCATGGAGCTCATCCCCCCGGGAAGCCAGGCGACGGTGCGCTGCTGCGTGTATAGGGAGCGCGAGATCATCCGTTACCGCGTGCGCTGGGCGACGGATCGGGTGAACAAGCCGGGCGTCGTCGCGGTGATGCACGCGGCGTGCGAGGGCTGCCCGATCAACCGCTACACCGTGACCAGCAACTGCCAGCGCTGCGTGGCGCGCAAGTGCGTGGAGGCCTGCCCCTTCGGCGCGGTCAGCGTCACGGGCCGGGGCGCGTACATCGACCCGGAGAAGTGCCGCGAGTGCGGGCGCTGCGCGCAGGCCTGCCCGTACAACGCGATTTCAGACACCCTGCGCCCTTGCGTGCGCGCCTGCCCGGTGGACGCCATCACCATGGACCAGAACCGGCGCGCGGCCATCGACTACGAGCGGTGCATCTCCTGCGGGGCGTGCGTCGCCTCCTGCCCCTTCGGCGCGATCAGCGATACCTCGCAGATCGTGCACGTAATCGAGCGCATCCGCGGCCGCGGCGAGGTGTACGCCGTGCTCGCCCCCGCGGTCGAGGGGCAGTTCGGCATGGCGACGTTCGCGCAGATCGCGGGCGCGGTGCGCCAGCTCGGCTTCACGGACTGCCTGGAGGTCGCCCTCGGCGCGGACGCGGTCGCCCAGCACGAGGCGCAGGAGCTCAAGGAGGTCGCCCAGCGCGGCGGCCACATGACGACGAGCTGCTGCCCGGCGTTTTACAACATGGTGGAAAAGCACTTCAAGAAGCTGATGCCGATGGTGTCCTCCACCGTGTCGCCCATGACGGCCACCGCCCGCTTCGTCAAGCAGCGCCATCCCGGCGCGGCGGTGGTGTTCATCGGCCCCTGCATCGCCAAGAAGAGCGAGGCCAGGCGCGTGCCGGACGGCGCGGACTTCGTGCTGACGTTCGACGAGCTGTACGCGATGTTCGCCGCGCGGGAGATCGATCCGGCGAAGGTGCAGGCCGATTTCACGCAGCAGGGCAGCCGCTACGCCAAGGGCTTCGCCCAGTCCGGCGGCGTCGCGGCGGCGGTGGGCCGCGTGCTCGACGAGGAGGAATTCGAGACGCCCTATTCGTGCCTCAAGTGCAACGGCGCGGCGGAGTGCAAGAAGGCGCTGATGCTGCTCGGCGCGGGTCGCCTGCCCGAGACGCTGGTGGAGGGCATGGCCTGCGAGGGCGGCTGCGTCGCGGGCCCGGGAAGCTGCGAGGACCCGAAGGTGACGGTGCGCATGCGCCAGAAGCTGCTCGCGCAGGCCGACGCGCGCGGCGTCACGGAAAACCTCGAACAGCAGGGCTTCGCGGGCGTCGACATGGAAAGGCGCTGACGCGCTGCTTTTTCGGTGCCCAGGGGGAGGAAGCGATCGACTTCCTCCCTTTTTTGTGCTACAATGACAGAAGTTTTGCCGGTTTCCGCGCGCAAGGCGCGGGCTCGGCCATTTGAGGAGGAAACGCCCATGAAAAGCATCAGAGCGACGCATTGGAATCATCGACCCGACAGGAAAGGAAATGCTCCTCTTGAATACGCGCTTTGGAAAGTTCTTCTCTTACTATAGGCCCTATCGCGGCCTGCTCGCGGCGGACATCGCCTGCGCGGCGGCCGTCGCCGCCATCGCCCTCATCTTCCCGCTGCTCGTGCAGCACGTCACAGGCACCCTGCTCGCGGAGGGCCTCGCGGATGCGCGCGGGCGGATCCTGCTCGTGGGCCTCGCGATGCTCGCGCTGATCGCCGTCAGCGCGCTGTGCACCTTCTTCTTCGACGCGCGCGGCCACGGCATGGGCGCGATGATGGAGCGGGACATGCGCGCCGACCTGTTTTCGCACATGCAGCGCCTGCCGCAGAGCTTCTTCGACGGCGAGCGCACGGGCCAGCTCATGACGCGCCTCACCAGCGATCTGGAATCGCTTTCGGAGGTCTGCCACCACGCGCCGGAGGACTTCGTCGTCTATCTGGGCAAGTTCGTCGGCGCGCTGGCGATCCTCGCCCTGCAAAACGCGCGCCTTACGCTCGTGCTGTGCGGCTTTCTGCCGCTCGTCGCGCTGTACACGGCCTTCTTCAGCCGCAGGCTCTCGCGTTCCTACCGCCGTAGCCTGGAGAGCATCGCGCAGGTCAACGCGCAGGCGGAGGACAGCCTGCAAAACATCCGCGTGGTGCAGTCCTTCACCGGCGAGGCGGCGGAGTCGGAAAAGTTCCGCCGCGCCAACGAGCGCTTCTGCGACAGCCGCAAGGACATCTACGCCCATGAATCCTACCTGTACACCGGTGTGGAGGCGCTCACCCAGCTCATGACGGCCAGCGTCGTGGTGCTCGGCGGGCTGTGCATTACGGGCGGCTCGCTGAGCCTGCCGGGCCTCATCACGTTCATCCTCTACACGGGCTACCTGGTGGAGCCCATCCCGCGCCTAGCCCAGCTCTCGAAGATGTATCAGGAGGCGTTCGCGGGCTTTGGCCGCTTCATGGACATCCTGGAGACGGAGCCCGCCATCCGCGACCGCCCGGGCGCCAGGGACCTCGCGCCCGTCCGCGGGGAAATCGACTTCGAGGACGTGTCCTTCACCTACCGCGAAGGGCAGGAGCGGGTGCTGCAAAACGTGAACCTGCACGTGCGCGCGGGGGAGTACGTCGCGCTCGTGGGCGCGTCCGGCGTGGGCAAGACCACGCTGTGCGCGCTGATCCCGCGCTTTTACGACGTGACGGCGGGCTGCGTGCGCGTGGACGGCGTGGACGTGCGCGAGGCGACGCTCGCCTCGCTGCGCGCGGCCGTCGGCGTGGTGCACCAGGAAAATTACCTCTTCGCGGGCTCGGTGCTGGAAAACATCCTCTACGGCAGGCCGGGCGCTTCCCGCGAGGAGGCGATGGAGGCCGCTCGCCGCGCGGGCGCGCACGACTTTATCGCGGCGCTGCCCGGGGGCTACGACACGCAGATCGGCGAGCGCGGCGTCCGGCTTTCGGGCGGCCAGCGCCAACGCCTGAGCATCGCGCGCGCGTTCCTCAAGGACCCGCCCATCCTCATCCTGGACGAGGCGACCAGCGCCCTGGATTCGCACAGCGAGCGGCTCGTGCAGCAGTCGCTGGACGCGCTCTCGAAGGGGCGCACCACCCTCGTCATCGCCCACAGGCTTTCGACCATTCAGGGCGCGGAGCGCATCGTGGTGCTGAGCGAAAACGGCGTCGCGGAGGAGGGCACCCACGCGGAGCTGCTCGCCCGCGGCGGGGTGTACGCGGAGCTGTACAACGCCTGAACCGGAGGCACGCCGCATCCGCCCCGTGCTGGACCGCGGCGCCGGGGCTGCTCTTTCGTGCGAAAGGCCGAAAAAAGAAGAATGAAACGGACGGCGCGCGATGCGCCGTCCACATTTTTACTGCATTTTCCAGCGCTTAATTGCATAAGAAAAGAATTTATGCGCATACATTTTGTTATACATCACTTTTTATATCAGATTTCAACATAATGCGATATTATTTTTAATTGACATAGCACAATAAACCGCCTATAATACAGGTAAAGTTGTATGCCGCCCGTGGGGCGGACACAAAAAGCTGTAGGAGGCGGTAACCATGAAAAGGTTCCTTGCGATCGCGCTGGCTGCGCTGCTGCTGCTCGTGCCCATGATGGGCGCGCTGGCGGAGGACGTCGTGCTGACGATGGGCTCCTGGCGCGCGGACGACGTGGAACAGATGAACCGGCTGCTTTCGATCTACAAGGATAAGACGGGCGTGGAGATTCAGTTCCAGCCCACGACGCCGGCGGACTACAACGCGACGCTGCGTTTGCAGCTCGACGCGGGCACGGGCCCGGACCTGATGTACGCGCGTTCCTACGCGACGGGCGTGGAGCTGTTCGACCAAGGCTACTTCGCGGACTGCACGGACATCCCGGGCCTCATGGAGAACTTTACGCCCACGAATCTGGCCCCGTGGCAGACGGCGGACGGCAAGATGTTCGCCGTGCCGTTCGCGGCGGTGTCGCACGCGGTGTACTACAACAAGGACATCTTCGCCAAGGAGGGTATCGAAATCCCCACGACCTTTGAGGAGCTGCTTGCCGTTTGTGAAAAGCTGCAGGCCGCGGGCATCACGCCCTTCGCCAACGGCGTCGCGGAGGAATGGGACATCCTCGAGTGCTTCTTCCTGGGCATGCTGCCCAACTACATCGGCGGCGCGGAGGAGCGCGTGAAGTACGAAAACGGCGAAAAGAAGCTGAACGACGAGGCGTTCGTCTCTGCGTTTACGGACCTCGCGGCCGTTTCCCCGTACCTGCCCAAGGGCTTTGAGGCGGTCAACTACAACGACAGCCAGATCCTGTTCGCCACCGGCAAGGCCGCCATGTTCATGGACGGCTCGTGGACGGCGGGCACCTATTCCGACGTCGGCTTTGAATGGGGCGTCTTCGCGATGCCCGCGCGGGCGGGCGGCAAGACCGCGATCACCTTCCACCCGGACATGGCGATCACCATGAACACAAAGACCGCCCACCCCGAAGAAGCCAGGGCGTTCCTCGCGTGGCTTTGCACGGAGGAGGGCGTGAACGCCGCGGCGGCGAACCTGCCGGTCGGCTACTATCCGCTCATCAGCCTGCCCGTGACGCTCGAGGACGCGCACGCGGCGGAATTCCTCGCGCTCAACGACGGCAAGGAGACGGACGCGCGCTTCGTGTGGCCGAAGCTGATGGACCTGTACAGCCCGATGAACCAGGCGGTCATCAAGGTGCT
The genomic region above belongs to Beduinella massiliensis and contains:
- a CDS encoding type I asparaginase gives rise to the protein MKRIKLLATGGTIASGEGEHGLTPSLTAKGVLSYLPGLSSMCHAEAEDILYLDSSNIQPEEWRVIARACADTLADYDGVVVTHGTDTMAYTAAILSFMLQGLKKPVVLTGSQLPITHLMSDGRVNLANAFAAACAGYPGVYLVFNNKIIAGTRAFKVRSMGFDAFQSVNAPYAGEVDARGVRMQFPLPVRDQPFRLCERVCPEVCLIKLIPGTNPALLDALVALRYRGVVIEAFGVGGFHYLRRNLLPRLEALHRAGIVVVVTSQCLYDSTDLERYEVGAQLSRQAVVAAGDMTTEAAVTKLMWALGQTDDPAQAARIMQENLCGEIGEA
- a CDS encoding DUF3842 family protein, with the translated sequence MRIAVIDGQGGGIGRALCQELSQKLTPPHELIALGTNALATASMLRAGAHRGATGENAVVRGARSADVIVGPIAIALSCSMLGELTEKMAAAVGESDAYRVLIPTERCNTHVVGAGDRPLTALLQEAVSAVLAYVENAAEI
- a CDS encoding (2Fe-2S) ferredoxin domain-containing protein; the encoded protein is MKDITICIGSSCHLRGSRDVVTILEKLVAASRLEEEINLRGSFCMGECEHGVCVEFEGKRYALGPGNTEAFFRETVLPAVGGKA
- a CDS encoding [Fe-Fe] hydrogenase large subunit C-terminal domain-containing protein; the encoded protein is MSIISLKKANCKHCYKCVKNCPVKSIQVVGGQAKIIEKTCVLCGTCLLVCPQHAKTLESDLSLVQQWVREGRQVVASLAPAFTGSFEGTGKQMVSALLALGFDRVSETALGAAYVTTEFVRLVREEKMEHIITSCCPVVNDFIEKHHPDMLPYLAPVVSPMVAHGTLLHSQLGEDVKVVFIGPCIAKKQEARDIRHDSAIDAVLTFDDLAAWLSQAGVRPQDMEETPFFNANPSIARMYPVPGGVNETVRRLMGEEGTSYYNFLDVTGLTNCGELFEAIRHGDMQHCFMELNACVGGCTGGPARSEHAHSRFESRLRVSDRTKRSSREYPPTPESLRMRKVFTDRSEKEDVPGEEVIRAILRQTGKETPEQELNCGMCGYNSCREKAIAVYQGKAELNMCIPYMRERAESLSEVVLTATPNVTIIVDRDLNICEFNRAAEQKFGIPRAEALKKCLFELMDASDFQFVLETRESIEDKRVTLQEQGLAALETVVYIPEGDMAMGILRDISAEVAREESQYKLRVETIEQTQKVIDKQMVVAQQIASLLGETTAETKVTLTKLKNMIVYDGEKP
- a CDS encoding SpoIIE family protein phosphatase; this translates as MKYTIDVAYKSLFKYGEELCGDKVAVARTENSTICVLADGLGSGVKANILSTLSSQIIVTMLKEGATMEEAVETIAGTLPVCSVRKVAYSTFSVLQITDEGEAYLVEFDNPFCIYVRDGKLVQLPCVYREYAGKGMYESRFNVLPGDSLTIVSDGVIYAGVGATLNFGWTWDSVAEWLTRTVTRDMSALRLSTLLSQAVSDLYMGKCGDDSTVMAVKVLPRKSVNLLASPPKDKDKDEQMVRDFMKAMGKKVVCGGSSANMVGRVLSRRVSTALTYSDPDIPPIGRIEGIDLVTEGVLTMARTLELLRAAQAAQTDTDPFKRLDEDNGAARLARLLLEDCTHLRLFVGTAVNPAHQNPNLPADLTIKFRLIDEIQTELERLGKTVEKAYY
- a CDS encoding monomeric [FeFe] hydrogenase, translating into MPVCSNTEHFKFEVLKRITQLCYEDNLNLDTMDEIPMELIPPGSQATVRCCVYREREIIRYRVRWATDRVNKPGVVAVMHAACEGCPINRYTVTSNCQRCVARKCVEACPFGAVSVTGRGAYIDPEKCRECGRCAQACPYNAISDTLRPCVRACPVDAITMDQNRRAAIDYERCISCGACVASCPFGAISDTSQIVHVIERIRGRGEVYAVLAPAVEGQFGMATFAQIAGAVRQLGFTDCLEVALGADAVAQHEAQELKEVAQRGGHMTTSCCPAFYNMVEKHFKKLMPMVSSTVSPMTATARFVKQRHPGAAVVFIGPCIAKKSEARRVPDGADFVLTFDELYAMFAAREIDPAKVQADFTQQGSRYAKGFAQSGGVAAAVGRVLDEEEFETPYSCLKCNGAAECKKALMLLGAGRLPETLVEGMACEGGCVAGPGSCEDPKVTVRMRQKLLAQADARGVTENLEQQGFAGVDMERR
- a CDS encoding ABC transporter ATP-binding protein, translated to MNTRFGKFFSYYRPYRGLLAADIACAAAVAAIALIFPLLVQHVTGTLLAEGLADARGRILLVGLAMLALIAVSALCTFFFDARGHGMGAMMERDMRADLFSHMQRLPQSFFDGERTGQLMTRLTSDLESLSEVCHHAPEDFVVYLGKFVGALAILALQNARLTLVLCGFLPLVALYTAFFSRRLSRSYRRSLESIAQVNAQAEDSLQNIRVVQSFTGEAAESEKFRRANERFCDSRKDIYAHESYLYTGVEALTQLMTASVVVLGGLCITGGSLSLPGLITFILYTGYLVEPIPRLAQLSKMYQEAFAGFGRFMDILETEPAIRDRPGARDLAPVRGEIDFEDVSFTYREGQERVLQNVNLHVRAGEYVALVGASGVGKTTLCALIPRFYDVTAGCVRVDGVDVREATLASLRAAVGVVHQENYLFAGSVLENILYGRPGASREEAMEAARRAGAHDFIAALPGGYDTQIGERGVRLSGGQRQRLSIARAFLKDPPILILDEATSALDSHSERLVQQSLDALSKGRTTLVIAHRLSTIQGAERIVVLSENGVAEEGTHAELLARGGVYAELYNA
- a CDS encoding extracellular solute-binding protein, giving the protein MKRFLAIALAALLLLVPMMGALAEDVVLTMGSWRADDVEQMNRLLSIYKDKTGVEIQFQPTTPADYNATLRLQLDAGTGPDLMYARSYATGVELFDQGYFADCTDIPGLMENFTPTNLAPWQTADGKMFAVPFAAVSHAVYYNKDIFAKEGIEIPTTFEELLAVCEKLQAAGITPFANGVAEEWDILECFFLGMLPNYIGGAEERVKYENGEKKLNDEAFVSAFTDLAAVSPYLPKGFEAVNYNDSQILFATGKAAMFMDGSWTAGTYSDVGFEWGVFAMPARAGGKTAITFHPDMAITMNTKTAHPEEARAFLAWLCTEEGVNAAAANLPVGYYPLISLPVTLEDAHAAEFLALNDGKETDARFVWPKLMDLYSPMNQAVIKVLKGDITPQEAADQMAAEYDKLAK